The following are from one region of the Fimbriimonadaceae bacterium genome:
- the ppk1 gene encoding polyphosphate kinase 1 — MAETIGTEDLRISPARFINREASWLEFNARVLAEGENQANPLLERAKFLSIFESNLDEFYMVRVSGLIEQEATGILERTPDGMTATEQLDLVSVRASELRRRCGVAWEEGLRPALDKAGIKIVSFSDLSSKEQAALASYFARDVFPLCTPLMVEPAVTFPFMSNRSLNLAVVLKDADGLKLARVKVPTVVPRTVRVPGKTAAFVMLEDLMASQAGTLFPGVEVVGCHPFRVIRDADIEIRQLEAADLITMVEQSLRLRRFGDPVLLQVSSSLSDDWLGVLTTGLHLDPEDVMRLDGALGLEFLWDLAALDRPALKFPPHTPATSERLADAPLLFEAVRKGDVLLHHPYDSFAPVETFVRSAVVDRDVIGVKQTLYRVGQESPIVESLLQSAEEGKQVAVMVELKARFDESNNLVWSKALERAGVHVSYGVPEIKVHCKLCMVVRKDPGGIRTYVHIGTGNYNPATARVYTDLGLFTCDPDIAQDVTELFNVLTGYSKQTEYRRLLVAPHNLREGIIERIEREEAHARRTGKGRIEIKVNSLVDPEVIDALYSASQAGVDVNLVVRGVCCLRPGVPGLSERIRVVSVVGRFLEHSRVYSFDNDGEPEALVGSADMMRRNLDRRTEVLVPLREPAHIKYVRDMVVDYALRDNTNAWELGADGSYVRLSPEGGQEFSSQTALCDMPATRLLVEPPRKRGK, encoded by the coding sequence ATGGCGGAAACGATAGGCACCGAAGACCTGCGGATCTCGCCCGCCCGGTTCATCAACCGGGAAGCCAGTTGGCTTGAGTTCAACGCGCGGGTCCTTGCCGAAGGCGAGAACCAGGCCAACCCATTGCTCGAGCGGGCCAAGTTCCTTTCCATCTTCGAATCCAACCTGGACGAGTTCTACATGGTGCGGGTCAGTGGCCTGATCGAGCAGGAGGCCACCGGCATCCTCGAGCGCACGCCGGACGGTATGACCGCCACCGAGCAACTCGACCTCGTCTCGGTCCGGGCCAGCGAGCTTCGACGGAGGTGCGGCGTGGCTTGGGAAGAGGGTCTTCGTCCGGCCCTGGACAAAGCCGGCATCAAGATCGTTTCTTTCTCCGACCTGTCGTCGAAGGAACAGGCCGCCTTGGCCTCTTACTTCGCGCGCGACGTCTTCCCCCTTTGCACGCCGCTCATGGTGGAGCCGGCTGTCACCTTCCCCTTTATGAGCAACCGCTCGCTGAACCTCGCGGTGGTGCTCAAGGACGCCGACGGGCTGAAGCTGGCCCGGGTGAAGGTGCCGACCGTCGTCCCGCGCACCGTCCGGGTACCGGGCAAGACAGCGGCCTTCGTCATGCTGGAGGACCTGATGGCCTCCCAGGCGGGCACCCTGTTCCCCGGCGTCGAGGTCGTCGGTTGCCATCCGTTCCGCGTCATCCGTGACGCCGACATCGAAATCCGCCAACTGGAGGCCGCCGACCTGATCACCATGGTCGAGCAGTCCCTGCGGCTACGACGGTTCGGCGACCCCGTCCTCCTCCAGGTCTCGTCGTCACTCAGCGACGATTGGCTTGGCGTGCTGACCACCGGCCTCCACCTCGACCCCGAGGACGTCATGCGCCTGGACGGGGCCCTTGGGCTTGAGTTCCTCTGGGACCTTGCCGCCCTGGACCGGCCCGCCCTCAAGTTTCCGCCCCACACCCCGGCGACCAGCGAGCGTCTGGCGGACGCCCCTCTGCTGTTCGAGGCCGTCCGCAAGGGCGACGTCCTGCTTCACCACCCGTACGACAGCTTCGCCCCGGTCGAGACGTTCGTCCGGTCCGCCGTCGTCGACCGGGACGTGATCGGGGTCAAGCAGACCCTTTACCGGGTCGGACAGGAGTCGCCCATCGTCGAAAGCTTGCTCCAGAGCGCGGAAGAAGGCAAGCAGGTCGCCGTCATGGTCGAGCTCAAGGCCCGCTTTGACGAGAGCAACAACCTGGTGTGGTCAAAGGCCCTGGAGCGGGCCGGCGTCCATGTCAGTTACGGAGTGCCGGAGATCAAGGTCCATTGCAAGCTCTGCATGGTCGTCCGCAAAGACCCCGGGGGCATCCGCACCTACGTCCACATCGGCACGGGCAACTACAACCCGGCCACAGCCCGCGTCTACACCGACCTCGGCCTCTTCACCTGCGACCCGGACATCGCCCAAGACGTCACCGAACTCTTTAACGTCCTCACGGGATACAGCAAGCAGACCGAGTACCGGCGCCTGCTCGTCGCACCGCATAACCTCCGTGAGGGCATCATCGAACGGATCGAGCGGGAAGAAGCCCACGCCAGGCGGACGGGCAAGGGGCGGATCGAGATCAAAGTCAACAGCCTCGTCGACCCCGAAGTCATCGACGCCCTCTATTCTGCCAGCCAAGCCGGAGTGGACGTCAACCTTGTCGTGCGTGGCGTTTGTTGCCTCAGGCCGGGCGTCCCCGGCCTCAGCGAAAGGATCCGCGTCGTCTCTGTCGTGGGCCGGTTCCTCGAACACAGCCGGGTCTACTCCTTTGACAACGACGGCGAGCCCGAGGCCTTGGTCGGTAGCGCAGACATGATGCGCCGCAACCTCGACCGGCGGACCGAGGTGCTCGTCCCCTTGCGCGAGCCCGCCCACATCAAGTACGTCCGCGACATGGTCGTCGACTATGCCCTGCGCGACAACACCAACGCCTGGGAACTAGGCGCCGACGGAAGCTACGTCCGCTTGAGCCCCGAAGGCGGGCAAGAGTTCTCGTCCCAGACCGCGCTTTGCGACATGCCGGCGACCCGGCTCCTCGTCGAGCCACCCCGGAAGCGGGGCAAGTGA